A genomic region of Mesobacillus jeotgali contains the following coding sequences:
- a CDS encoding cysteine desulfurase family protein, translating into MERIYLDHAATTPMHPEVLAEMVKVMEAEFGNPSSIHHFGREARKILDNTRDVLAKSIGTKGNNIIFTSGGTEADNLAIIGYAENNRTKGQHIITTQIEHHAVLHSCEELERRGFEVTYLPVDEHGQISMESFEEALRDDTILVTIMYGNNEIGTIQPIQEIGEKLSGHQAVFHTDAVQAYGIEKLDVDELKIDLLSVSAHKINGPKGIGFLFIRDGIKLARQLFGGEQERKRRAGTENVAAIAGFRKAVQLSQQELETKRSFYNDLRNLFIDKLQISGISFQLNGLLDKSLPHILNLSFPGTNVEAMLVNLDLSGIAASSGSACTAGSIDPSHVLVAMFGKEDDKLTNSIRFSFGLHNTREQIEKAAEDTAKIVRRLAKNSQV; encoded by the coding sequence TTGGAAAGAATCTATTTGGACCATGCAGCAACTACACCAATGCATCCGGAAGTCCTCGCTGAAATGGTCAAAGTAATGGAAGCGGAATTCGGCAACCCTTCAAGCATCCATCATTTCGGTCGTGAGGCTAGGAAAATCCTCGATAATACTCGCGATGTACTGGCAAAGAGCATAGGAACGAAGGGAAACAACATCATTTTTACAAGCGGCGGCACAGAAGCAGATAATCTGGCAATTATCGGTTATGCCGAAAATAATCGCACCAAGGGGCAGCATATCATCACGACTCAGATTGAACACCATGCTGTCCTGCACAGCTGTGAGGAATTGGAGAGACGAGGGTTTGAGGTCACATATCTGCCGGTGGATGAACATGGCCAGATATCTATGGAATCATTCGAAGAGGCATTACGTGATGATACGATCCTTGTAACAATAATGTACGGAAACAACGAGATAGGCACAATCCAACCAATACAAGAGATTGGTGAAAAATTATCTGGCCATCAAGCTGTTTTCCATACGGATGCAGTCCAGGCATATGGAATTGAAAAACTGGATGTCGATGAACTCAAGATCGATTTGCTTTCTGTTTCAGCCCATAAAATCAATGGCCCCAAGGGGATAGGTTTTCTTTTTATCCGTGATGGAATCAAGCTGGCGCGTCAGCTTTTCGGCGGTGAACAAGAAAGAAAACGCCGTGCCGGCACAGAGAATGTCGCAGCGATCGCCGGGTTTCGCAAAGCAGTTCAGCTATCCCAACAGGAGCTGGAAACAAAACGAAGCTTCTATAATGATTTAAGGAATTTGTTCATCGATAAACTTCAAATAAGCGGAATTTCTTTCCAGCTGAACGGATTGCTTGATAAATCACTCCCTCATATTTTAAACTTAAGCTTTCCGGGCACGAATGTCGAAGCGATGCTTGTCAATCTTGACCTATCTGGTATAGCTGCTTCAAGCGGTTCAGCGTGTACTGCGGGTTCAATCGATCCATCGCATGTTCTTGTAGCGATGTTCGGAAAAGAAGATGATAAGCTGACAAATTCTATCCGATTCAGCTTCGGTTTGCACAATACAAGAGAACAGATTGAAAAAGCAGCAGAGGACACGGCGAAAATTGTCCGCAGGCTTGCGAAAAATAGCCAGGTTTAA
- the mnmA gene encoding tRNA 2-thiouridine(34) synthase MnmA: MEKSPKDTRVVVGMSGGVDSSVAALILKEQGYDVIGIFMKNWDDTDENGVCTATEDYEDVIRVCNQIGIPYYAVNFEKQYWDKVFTYFLDEYKAGRTPNPDVMCNKEIKFKAFLEHAMNLGADYLATGHYARVEDRDGERKMLRGLDENKDQTYFLNQLSQDQIEKVLFPIGNLEKSRVRELAKEANLATATKKDSTGICFIGERNFKEFLGNYLPAQPGNMETMNGEVKGKHDGLMYYTIGQRQGLGIGGSGEPWFVVGKDLVRNVLLVEQGFHNELLYSDSITAVNVSFVSDKEKPKTFECTAKFRYRQPDNAVTVELQDDGTARVLFKESIRAVTPGQAVVFYDGEECLGGGTIDEIFKNGDKLTYVG; the protein is encoded by the coding sequence ATGGAAAAATCACCTAAGGATACAAGAGTGGTGGTAGGAATGTCCGGTGGTGTTGATTCATCAGTAGCTGCGCTCATTTTGAAGGAGCAGGGATATGATGTGATCGGCATCTTCATGAAAAACTGGGACGACACGGATGAAAACGGAGTCTGCACGGCTACCGAGGATTACGAGGATGTGATCCGCGTCTGCAACCAGATCGGCATTCCATATTATGCGGTTAATTTTGAGAAACAATATTGGGATAAGGTTTTCACTTATTTCCTTGATGAATATAAAGCAGGCAGGACTCCTAACCCGGATGTCATGTGCAACAAGGAAATTAAATTCAAAGCATTCCTTGAGCATGCAATGAACCTGGGCGCAGATTACCTGGCGACAGGTCATTATGCACGAGTGGAAGATCGCGACGGGGAACGCAAAATGCTTCGTGGGCTGGATGAAAATAAGGACCAGACTTATTTCTTGAACCAATTGAGTCAGGACCAGATAGAAAAAGTGTTGTTCCCAATCGGAAATCTGGAAAAATCCCGTGTCAGGGAACTTGCAAAAGAAGCGAATCTTGCCACAGCAACTAAAAAAGACAGCACCGGCATCTGCTTCATAGGTGAAAGGAATTTCAAAGAGTTCCTTGGAAATTACCTTCCTGCCCAGCCGGGAAATATGGAGACGATGAACGGCGAGGTAAAAGGAAAGCATGACGGTCTGATGTATTATACGATCGGCCAGCGCCAGGGCCTTGGCATTGGTGGTTCAGGTGAACCTTGGTTTGTTGTCGGGAAAGACCTTGTGCGCAATGTCTTGCTTGTTGAACAAGGCTTCCACAACGAACTGCTTTATTCAGACAGCATCACGGCAGTTAATGTCAGTTTTGTATCTGACAAGGAGAAGCCGAAGACGTTCGAATGTACAGCAAAATTCCGCTACCGCCAGCCTGATAATGCTGTAACGGTCGAGCTGCAGGATGATGGGACTGCGAGAGTCCTGTTCAAAGAATCAATACGTGCCGTGACTCCTGGACAGGCTGTCGTTTTCTACGATGGGGAAGAATGTCTTGGCGGAGGTACAATTGATGAAATTTTCAAGAATGGAGACAAACTGACATATGTCGGTTAA
- a CDS encoding tetratricopeptide repeat protein: protein MDKNQTGIQYMKEGKWEEAAKAFTEAIDAQPGDPVAYINFGNVLTAVGDTERAMNFYDKAISLDENATAAYYSKGSVYYDNQNFEDARKMFELAMKKGLDNGDNFFMLGMTLVHMGSNKLALPYLQRSTELLENDGEAHFQYGLCLAREGFIDEAINAFDLAISMDPQHADALYNLGVAYGYKENGEKALEMFNRALEIQPDHLLAGHGKKLIEGQDIIN, encoded by the coding sequence ATGGATAAAAATCAGACAGGAATTCAGTATATGAAAGAAGGCAAATGGGAAGAGGCTGCCAAGGCATTCACGGAAGCGATTGATGCTCAGCCAGGAGACCCGGTTGCATACATAAATTTTGGAAACGTCCTCACAGCAGTGGGTGATACCGAAAGAGCAATGAACTTTTACGATAAAGCGATCAGTCTTGATGAAAATGCCACAGCAGCCTATTACAGCAAAGGCAGCGTGTATTATGATAACCAAAATTTCGAGGATGCCAGAAAAATGTTTGAGCTGGCCATGAAAAAAGGGCTGGACAATGGAGACAATTTTTTCATGCTGGGTATGACCCTCGTGCATATGGGCAGCAACAAGCTTGCTCTGCCATACTTACAGCGCAGTACAGAGCTTCTCGAAAATGATGGCGAAGCCCATTTCCAATATGGACTTTGTCTTGCAAGGGAAGGTTTTATCGACGAAGCGATTAATGCGTTTGATCTGGCAATATCGATGGACCCACAGCACGCAGACGCCCTCTATAATCTTGGTGTAGCTTATGGCTACAAAGAAAATGGTGAAAAGGCACTCGAGATGTTCAATCGTGCATTGGAAATCCAGCCAGACCACTTGCTTGCAGGCCACGGCAAGAAATTGATTGAGGGACAAGACATTATTAATTAA
- the cymR gene encoding cysteine metabolism transcriptional regulator CymR: MKISTKGRYGLTIMIELAKKYGEGPISLKSIAQTNDLSEHYLEQLVAPLRNAGLVKSIRGAYGGYILSSEPSTISAGDIIRVLEGPISIVEGIEDEEPAKRELWTRIRDAVKDVLDNTTIEDLANHSDNFGESDAYMFYI; encoded by the coding sequence ATGAAAATATCAACGAAAGGGCGCTATGGACTGACAATCATGATCGAGCTGGCCAAAAAATATGGAGAGGGCCCAATATCTCTAAAATCCATTGCGCAAACAAATGATTTATCAGAGCATTACCTGGAGCAATTGGTTGCGCCGCTAAGGAACGCCGGCCTGGTGAAAAGTATCAGGGGAGCTTATGGCGGCTACATTCTCAGTTCTGAACCGTCAACCATCTCGGCCGGGGACATCATCCGAGTCCTGGAAGGCCCAATCAGCATTGTTGAAGGGATAGAGGACGAGGAACCAGCCAAGCGTGAGCTCTGGACACGAATCAGGGACGCGGTCAAAGACGTACTCGATAATACGACAATCGAAGACCTCGCCAATCATTCAGACAACTTTGGCGAATCTGACGCTTATATGTTTTATATATAA